A genomic stretch from Bacillota bacterium includes:
- a CDS encoding DUF4065 domain-containing protein, translated as MERPCKSVKRLETYPVKGEPITVMANVLVCAVCGTDIFDEALDAENLALAYSQYRNQKGLLGPDDIRRIRKKYGLSQRGIASLLGWSQATIARYEGGAIPSIPHSEQLRRFDDDLLYAQELFNMGKDKLGNYERRKAEKTFGFLKLANRPQDFLQDLIVEYISRLYSAYEDSFRGRRQFDLDKLTNMIIFFTAMSKNMVKSKLLKLLWYSDFLSYKRLSQSISGTVYCHNYYGPIPLAHEAIIEYLTANDIVALRPYDGPYEGDYIESLVEFDNGLFGDEELRVLEDVHEAFRDCSAATLSEITHKEIAYADTQLKEPISYEFAGMLTAIK; from the coding sequence ATGGAAAGACCCTGCAAATCGGTAAAACGCTTGGAAACCTATCCGGTTAAGGGCGAACCTATTACAGTCATGGCAAATGTGCTGGTATGTGCCGTGTGCGGCACTGATATTTTCGATGAGGCGCTAGACGCTGAAAACCTGGCTTTGGCCTATTCACAGTATCGCAATCAAAAGGGATTGCTAGGTCCTGATGACATTCGAAGGATCAGGAAGAAGTATGGTCTCTCCCAAAGGGGAATAGCTAGCCTTTTGGGGTGGAGTCAGGCTACAATAGCCAGATATGAAGGTGGAGCAATTCCCAGTATTCCTCATAGTGAGCAACTTCGCCGGTTCGATGACGATCTGTTGTATGCTCAAGAGCTTTTCAATATGGGGAAAGATAAACTGGGTAATTATGAGAGAAGGAAGGCCGAGAAAACATTTGGTTTTCTTAAATTGGCGAATAGGCCGCAAGACTTTCTCCAAGACCTTATTGTAGAGTATATTTCTAGGCTGTATTCGGCATATGAGGACTCATTTAGAGGAAGGCGTCAGTTTGACCTGGATAAGCTGACCAATATGATAATCTTCTTTACGGCCATGAGTAAGAATATGGTAAAGTCCAAGTTGCTTAAGCTGCTATGGTATTCGGACTTCCTCTCCTATAAGCGGTTATCTCAGTCCATAAGCGGCACAGTATATTGCCACAACTATTACGGGCCAATCCCATTGGCTCATGAGGCTATTATAGAGTATCTAACGGCAAACGATATCGTAGCTCTTAGGCCATATGACGGCCCGTACGAAGGGGACTATATTGAATCATTGGTGGAATTCGATAATGGCCTCTTCGGAGATGAAGAATTGCGGGTATTAGAGGACGTCCATGAAGCGTTTAGGGATTGTAGCGCTGCTACCCTTAGTGAAATAACGCATAAGGAGATTGCCTATGCAGATACCCAGCTCAAGGAACCAATATCATATGAATTTGCTGGAATGCTGACGGCAATTAAATAA
- a CDS encoding type II toxin-antitoxin system HicB family antitoxin: MELDEFLQLDYKTVLSPIPEEDGGGWLAEIPELNGCCSDGATPEEALQNLKGAKAAWFRAVTKRGGNIPLPSGSQEEYSGKFTLRMPKSLHRRLATTAAAEGVSLNQYVLSLISGNFAMDQAMKQCSWRTPATIRQTVIRIDPSYRLEEHESRTPDPMAYASRIKESLGWRTVPRRPEIRG, encoded by the coding sequence ATGGAGCTTGATGAGTTTCTGCAGCTGGATTATAAAACAGTCTTGTCGCCTATTCCTGAAGAAGATGGCGGGGGATGGCTCGCGGAAATCCCCGAGCTCAACGGTTGCTGTTCTGATGGCGCGACGCCCGAAGAGGCTTTGCAAAATCTGAAAGGGGCTAAGGCTGCATGGTTTCGCGCAGTAACTAAACGCGGGGGTAATATCCCCCTTCCATCTGGATCTCAGGAGGAATATAGCGGGAAATTCACCCTTAGAATGCCTAAATCCCTGCATAGACGCCTTGCGACCACAGCAGCGGCAGAAGGTGTAAGCCTGAACCAGTATGTATTGTCATTGATTTCAGGGAATTTCGCTATGGATCAAGCTATGAAACAGTGCTCATGGAGAACACCGGCTACTATTAGGCAGACCGTCATCAGGATTGATCCCTCATATCGGTTGGAGGAGCATGAAAGTAGGACACCCGACCCTATGGCATATGCTAGTCGGATCAAAGAATCCCTAGGATGGCGGACAGTGCCGCGAAGGCCGGAGATTAGGGGGTAA
- a CDS encoding transposase, whose protein sequence is MSRKGNCYDNACMESFFHTLKTELVYLTRYRTRAEARQSIYEYIEFYYNRIRLHSALGYKSPYEYERESLAA, encoded by the coding sequence ATGAGCAGGAAAGGGAACTGTTATGATAATGCCTGCATGGAATCATTCTTTCACACACTTAAGACCGAATTGGTATATCTCACCCGGTATCGGACGAGGGCAGAGGCCAGGCAAAGCATCTACGAGTATATCGAGTTCTACTACAACCGGATTCGTTTACACTCTGCTTTGGGGTATAAGAGCCCGTATGAGTATGAACGAGAGAGCCTAGCCGCCTAA